The following proteins are encoded in a genomic region of Candidatus Cloacimonas sp.:
- the ruvX gene encoding Holliday junction resolvase RuvX — protein MNSEGRILALDYGEKRIGLALSDPNRIFAKPLRILANQGFEKLIKDLQEVISQYSVTKLIVGIPYAIDGSFTPKTEECQSILNRLQKAMSIPVEGFDERYSTWEANEELKKMGYTWQEAKKIKDAMAAAMFLKEYLAK, from the coding sequence ATGAATTCAGAAGGGCGTATTCTTGCCCTGGATTATGGAGAAAAGAGAATTGGCTTGGCATTGAGTGATCCGAATCGCATTTTTGCCAAACCGCTTCGTATCCTTGCTAATCAGGGTTTTGAAAAACTAATAAAAGATCTGCAAGAAGTTATATCACAATATAGTGTTACTAAGCTTATAGTTGGTATCCCTTATGCCATAGATGGTTCTTTTACTCCCAAAACTGAAGAGTGCCAATCCATTTTAAATCGTCTGCAAAAAGCTATGTCCATTCCTGTAGAAGGTTTTGATGAACGCTATTCCACTTGGGAGGCAAATGAAGAACTAAAAAAAATGGGTTACACTTGGCAGGAAGCAAAAAAAATCAAAGATGCTATGGCGGCTGCAATGTTTCTAAAAGAATATCTGGCTAAATGA
- the mltG gene encoding endolytic transglycosylase MltG: MKKKKIVIISLASVVALLIVYIVLLVFLPLRSEERIVHIKPGDNARIIASKLSEAGIIRSKTMFVALTKIRKADRELKPGSYIFGGNTYLWQTVSRLQSGQSETITITFPEGLSLYKTLRKIDHSGLADYNELYLSATNFAQVKKHSGFEVPSLEGFLYPETYKFPIEIPADSILAIMTDEFFKRLHKEGIDPLAIPQFYDKLILASIVEKEAGTESEKEIIAGLFLNRIQKGMALQSCATVNYLLDPKGIKHDVLTYEDTQINSPYNTYLHAGLPPTPICNPSV, encoded by the coding sequence ATGAAAAAAAAGAAAATAGTTATCATCAGCTTAGCAAGCGTTGTAGCGCTGCTTATTGTATATATTGTCTTGCTTGTTTTTCTCCCTTTAAGAAGTGAAGAACGCATCGTGCATATCAAACCGGGAGATAATGCCAGAATTATTGCCTCCAAACTATCGGAAGCAGGTATTATCCGCAGTAAAACAATGTTTGTAGCCCTCACCAAAATTCGCAAAGCGGATAGGGAATTAAAACCTGGCAGCTATATTTTCGGTGGTAATACATATCTTTGGCAAACAGTCAGCCGTTTGCAAAGCGGACAAAGTGAAACCATAACCATCACTTTTCCGGAAGGACTTTCTCTGTATAAAACCCTCAGGAAAATAGACCACAGTGGTCTGGCAGATTATAATGAACTTTACCTCTCTGCCACAAATTTTGCCCAAGTAAAAAAACATTCCGGCTTTGAAGTGCCTTCGTTGGAGGGCTTTTTATATCCTGAAACATATAAATTCCCAATTGAAATTCCTGCTGATTCCATTCTGGCAATAATGACCGACGAATTTTTCAAGCGTTTGCATAAAGAGGGAATAGACCCTTTGGCTATCCCCCAATTTTATGATAAATTGATTCTGGCTTCCATTGTAGAAAAAGAAGCAGGAACGGAAAGTGAAAAAGAAATTATTGCCGGTTTATTTTTAAACCGCATCCAAAAGGGAATGGCTCTTCAGTCCTGTGCTACAGTTAATTATTTACTTGATCCCAAAGGAATAAAACACGATGTCTTAACTTACGAAGATACGCAAATTAATTCTCCCTATAATACTTATCTTCATGCTGGCTTGCCTCCCACCCCTATTTGCAATCCTTCCGTTAA